Sequence from the Toxotes jaculatrix isolate fToxJac2 chromosome 24, fToxJac2.pri, whole genome shotgun sequence genome:
ATTTATCTCGCTGATATCAACAATGGATTTTTATTAAAACTgtccagtttttaaaaattaatttctaCACGTATTTATCAGGAAAAACTTTAAAACGaaaaaaacgttaaaaacaactgcaaagagCTTTGCTcaataaaacatcaaattaaaccTGCATCAGTCCGTCTTAAGAAGTTCCTAATCTACCTTAAAGGGAGGTTCTCCCaaataataaaaagtaaaatcattttaaacaaaagttTTGGTTAAATTAGGCTTTAAAATATCAgtctgagtttttctttttatccaaAAATACATCGGCTTCAAAAACTGACATCAGTTAAATCCTGACTCAAACCCAGACTAGAACAGAAACACCTGAGGTACCTTGAAGGTGGCGAAGGCGTCGGAAGCGATGTCGAAGGTGGACATCTCCACGTAGTTGAAGAAACTGTGGAAATGATCGGAATGAAGAACTATCTTGGCGAGCGGCTCGTGGCGGATGCACTCCCTCAGCATGATCCCACAATTCAACGCTACCTGGGGCGTCTCGTACCTtgaagcagacacagagcatttGTCTCACCTCTCAGGAAGCCGTTTAGACTCTACAGTGTTTAGAGGACGTGCTCCGTGTGGGTGTCTCACCCTTTCAGCAGTATAAAGAGGACCTCTTGGTGGGAGCAGAAGTATTCGACAGTGGGGCTCCTCGTCCCGATCTGCCTCCTCAGGATGTTGTTGAAGATCTGACACACATCCTTCTTCCCCTGGAAACATGTGGATAACATTAAGCACGGCTACGTCCTCCGAACACAGTCTCCTAAATGTCTCTTTCCCCCCCACAACTGAAGcatgttcatttattatttcctccaccatgtttctgtggcagctTAGTCATGAGAGGCAGCACACTCGTGATGTTGCAGAACCGCTTTGTGGTTAAGGAGCAactcacaaaaaagaaaaaaaaaaaaaaaccctctctcCTTACCTCAAAGTCTATGACCTGCAGGTTTTCTACCAGCGCGATCAGCAGGCCGCTGTTGTACAGCTCCTGGGCCAGCTGGGCCACGGTCTCAGTGTGAGGCTCCTTATCGTTGCTCCCGTACAGAATCTCCTTCATGGACACCAAACACTTCGACACCTCCTCAGACGCCTGCAGGACAGAGTGGAAGAGTTggagaagacaggagagagaggggacatGTGGACTGTGGAGTCTTTCTTTGACCACATGGAGGAAGACAAATGCAAATAtggaccaaaacaaacaaacattacagaTTAAGAGTCAACTTTGTTCAGATGGAAGACGGAGAAcctgagctttgtgtgtgtgtgtgtgtgtgtgtgtgtgtgcgtgtgtgtgtgtgtgtgtgcgtgtgtgtgtgtgtgtgcgtgcctttGTGAGAGAGAGTAAACTGTCTTGACAGTGAAGTGTCAGGAGATGACAGGACCAGACTGTTCCATGCTCTAATTTCACAGAGGGCTGTCACCCATGGGCCCCTGGACACCCaggcatttacacacacacacagacacacacacagacacatgctgtCTGTCCTTCTCTACCTTGTCTGTCTTCTTGTCCTGTTTGACCAGGATGGCCAGGTTTTCTTTCAGGGTCCTGACGATGTCTGCCGGACTCTTGTGGGATTTACCAAACAGCGGCATGATGGGAAACAAACTCGCCTTCGGAcctgggaaacaaaaacacacacacacatgcaggactTGCGTAAGAGGAGTCAACGACAAGCTGGATGCAATAAATAATGATCAGTATTATTTTCATGTGAGTGGGATTATgccagttttccttttttactctGCACAACAGCGTGGAGTCAGTGTCTGTCGTCAGTTCGTGACAGACTTTGATGTCGGACGTGAACGAGTGCACTTCTGCCTCCTAACATTTCTGTGACATTTAGGAGCTCGCCAGCTCGTCTGCAGCGCAGAACAATGGAGGAAAACCTAACactgagtttttgaggccgatgTAGACATCAATACCCAGAGTTTCTGAAAACCTGATAAGAATATATAAGTCAGAATCATTTTTATAAACACTAAGAGACATTTTTAATCAGATTGCCTTAAGTTTGTATAAAATGTGTGAATATATGTACAGAACTGGACAGTTTACAGGTGAAAATAGACAAATATAAAGTTAATACGAAATCCAAAATATCAGCCAACCTCATCCCAgacaacaccccccccccccccccccccccccccccaagaatTTTTAAACCTGGAATGAAAACTCGACAAAAGGCTGCTGAGAGAGAAATACAAatgacgtgtgtgtttgtgcttcaggATTCCTCTCGCACCTTAGAGACACATACCAAAGTCATCTCTCGTCTACAGGAGCGACAGCTGCAGCCCCTCTGACACCAGTCTTCAGATAATCAAAGTCATAGTCAATACATTAGATTGTTACGTAACAGCAGAAACAACAGAGGGGTAGGTCGCGATTGTCTGTTCCAAAAACCTCAAATTTCTCCAAAACATTTCACCGAAATCAGTTTCTGCATAaacagggaggcagggaggctGTGTCTGTTGAAAAATTCACCGTTCGCTCCAAAGGTCCCCGTTAGTTACTGTCATGGCTGTTTGTGATTCATAAAATCTGGTTTTCCTTTCCTCTGACTGTATTTTGCCCCGGCGCTGCCAGAATGTCAGCGACTGTTTGGGCATCAACAGTTAAGAAGGTGCCAGCAGATGTTGGTTATTGCAGGATTCTGTTGCAGCCGCGTTACTGAGACATAACATACTGATATGCCGAGCACTAAACAGAGCAGTGTCAGTGCCGTGCGTGCCCCATCCGCCTTATTCAGGATATAATAAAGGAAAGTTCCACAATCTGCAGCTTATTTTTAACTTCTCAGCCTTTCTTCATGTTGTCAGAACCTTAACAAGAACCTCATGTGCTCATTTAGCCGCAAACCCAGCTGTCAGCTGACAGTAAAAGAAATATGGAAAGTGAAAAATGCCAGAGGAAAACTACAAATAGGTAACTTAATGCTGTGAGCAGAGACGCGTGTGTGGTGTCTGAGTGAAACAGAGGGAGTTTGGTTCAGTTTAAAGGGTCCAGGAAGCAGCAGTGGCCTTCACAATCCAGGCTGGGTCAGGAGCAGGCAGAAAACTTGTGACTGCTAATCCTCATCTGGGAATGTAAAAGGGCATTACACTCCCCCTCAACCCTGACGCCCACCTTCATTCCTCTGCGTCTACCTCTGCTACCGTTCCACCCCCGCCTGTATGTCACTCTCTAATTCAGAAAACTTAGAGAACAACCTCACACAGAGTCTGAGCAGTCCTGTGCGTCTGAGCTCCTGTCGCTCACTTGTTATTCCTGAAGGTTTTGTCATGAAAACGCTTAGATGGCGAATGTGCCATCGGTCAGCCCAGCACAGGCGTGACACTTTGAGGGTAAACCGCACgaaaacaggagaaacaagAACCCTGACCGTGAAATAGCTGTGTGTCAGAGCAGTGAGGAGCAGACGCTCTGATTTCCCCAGATCCTACTAAAGCAAGGTGGTAAACTCTGAGCTGTGCAGGATCTGATTCATCAGTTTTGCttccattggaaaaaaaaaaatctaattctgAATAGTAATAAATCCCGACATGCTGCCCCAAACATGATCAGCTTCAGATTTGGTGAAGTTTGTCATAAAGCAGCCGTCCACAGGGCATCATTAGAAGataagagctgctgcagctcgcGGTGCCACGGCGATATGATGAAGAAAATAAGCTGATCCTCTGCAGAGATATCTGAGGAGAGCACAGTGAGCGCCAGTGTTTTCCTCAGTGAGGAAGAAATGGCAGTAGCCGTTCATTAAAGTGCAGTTTGTTTGTAGGATTATATAAAGGGCTCTCCGATTGTTCGACACCCgcgaaaaacaagaaaacagctcGAATTGGAATCACAAGGTTTTCacctgacaaagacaaaaacgcAGCCGAGTGTGTTCACTGTCCTCGTCTCTGACTTGGTGCTCAGTGCTTTTAGTTTGGACGTAAAGGTTTTTAATCGTAATGCTCTCTGCTCAGTGGCACCGGTCAGAGGGCAGGCTGCTGATTCACATTTAACAAATGAAATCACATGGAAGAAGATGACTTattcacacacatcatcatcagaagGTCAGACTGAACCTGACGCCCTTAAATATGATGCACcagtttgttttgctgcaacagacagagagacacaacataTGACTTTAAGGAACTCGCTCCACTTTATTAATGAGACCAGATGCTTCTGTGGAGGAGGTTTACATGTTCAGAAAAAataagaatagaatagaataaggCTCCTTCTGTTTCACTTTATCATCACTTTACGCTGCGACTACAAAACTTCAGCTCAGTCAATATTTGTCAAAGGATAAACAGGCGATGAGGAAGTAGTTACTGTGCTTGCACAAgctttcctgctttttttttttatccaatcaTATGTTCAGACTGCTGTGTCAGGTAATAACCACTTATAGGTCTAACATTTCCGCTCCGTCGTCCAGCCCTGTGGCTGCAGCTGTTACTGAATGTCTCAGATTAATAAAGAATACTTCAGGGGTCTGTTTTAATCATCTAATAACACCTCTTTGAGTCCTGGAAAGCTTAAGCTCTAGGTTGCTGTGAAGCCTTCATTTTCACTTGTAGCCTACTTGAGACTGACTAAATGTTATGTAATGGAATTAATCTGGTGCCCACTGGGCTTGAGCGCACGC
This genomic interval carries:
- the cab39l gene encoding calcium-binding protein 39-like, producing MPLFGKSHKSPADIVRTLKENLAILVKQDKKTDKASEEVSKCLVSMKEILYGSNDKEPHTETVAQLAQELYNSGLLIALVENLQVIDFEGKKDVCQIFNNILRRQIGTRSPTVEYFCSHQEVLFILLKGYETPQVALNCGIMLRECIRHEPLAKIVLHSDHFHSFFNYVEMSTFDIASDAFATFKDLLTRHKVLVAEYLEQNYDAVFADYEKLLHSENYVTKRQSLKLLGELLLDRHNFTVMTRYISKPENLKLMMNLLRDKSPNIQFEAFHVFKVFVANPNKTQPIVDILLKNQTKLIDFLSNFQKDRADDEQFNDEKTYLIKQIRDLKKPAS